A single region of the Arthrobacter sp. PAMC25564 genome encodes:
- a CDS encoding acetyl-CoA C-acetyltransferase, whose protein sequence is MTLNDNDAVIVAIGRSPIGRAGKGTLTAIRPDDLAAEVFAGVLAKVPDLPLSEFEDLHLGCAQPQDEHGWNMARRVAVQLGADLLPGTTVNRYCASSLQGARMAFHAIRAGEGRGYLVGGVECVSRYGENREAANPVFAEASARTARLVSTGATWSDPRLDGLLPDYYISMGHTAENVATLTGTTRSEMDAFAARSQQRAVASAANGFFAREIIPVTGPGGQAFSVDDGPRPGTTAEKLAGLKPVFREDGTVTAGNACPLNDGAAGSVIVSAELARDYGLTPLARIVSTGVTGLSPEIMGLGPVEASRMALRRVGLGIKDIGIVELNEAFAAQVLPSARQLGIDIDEQLNPHGGAIALGHPFGATGVRLLTSLINGLATRDQQFGLATMCVGGGQGMAMVIERLS, encoded by the coding sequence ATGACCCTCAACGACAACGACGCCGTCATCGTCGCCATCGGTCGCTCCCCCATCGGCCGGGCCGGCAAAGGCACCCTGACTGCCATCCGCCCCGACGACCTGGCCGCCGAGGTCTTCGCCGGAGTCCTGGCGAAAGTTCCCGACCTGCCCCTGAGCGAGTTCGAAGACCTGCATCTGGGCTGTGCCCAGCCCCAGGACGAGCACGGCTGGAACATGGCCCGGCGGGTCGCGGTGCAGCTGGGCGCCGATCTGTTGCCCGGAACCACCGTCAACCGGTACTGCGCGTCGTCCCTCCAGGGCGCCCGGATGGCCTTCCACGCCATCCGTGCCGGTGAGGGCCGCGGATATCTGGTGGGAGGCGTGGAGTGCGTCTCCCGGTACGGAGAAAACCGGGAGGCCGCCAACCCCGTTTTCGCAGAAGCATCGGCGCGGACGGCCCGCCTCGTGTCCACGGGTGCAACGTGGTCCGATCCGCGGCTCGACGGCCTGCTCCCGGACTACTACATATCCATGGGCCACACGGCAGAAAACGTGGCCACACTGACCGGGACAACGCGGTCCGAGATGGACGCGTTTGCCGCCCGCTCCCAGCAGCGGGCAGTCGCGTCTGCCGCGAACGGGTTCTTTGCCCGCGAAATCATCCCCGTGACCGGCCCCGGCGGACAGGCGTTCAGCGTAGACGACGGCCCGCGGCCGGGCACCACAGCCGAGAAGCTGGCCGGGTTGAAACCCGTGTTCAGGGAAGACGGCACCGTCACAGCAGGTAATGCCTGCCCGCTCAATGACGGGGCTGCCGGGTCGGTCATCGTGTCTGCGGAACTGGCCCGCGACTATGGACTGACGCCGCTGGCACGCATCGTCTCCACGGGAGTGACCGGCCTGTCGCCCGAGATCATGGGGCTGGGTCCCGTGGAGGCGAGCCGGATGGCCCTCCGGCGGGTGGGACTGGGCATCAAGGACATCGGCATCGTCGAACTCAACGAAGCGTTCGCGGCCCAGGTTCTTCCCTCGGCCCGCCAGCTTGGCATCGACATCGACGAACAGCTGAACCCGCATGGGGGCGCCATTGCCCTGGGCCATCCGTTTGGTGCCACCGGGGTCCGTCTGCTCACCAGCCTGATCAACGGGCTGGCCACGCGCGACCAGCAGTTCGGGCTGGCCACGATGTGCGTCGGCGGCGGCCAGGGAATGGCGATGGTGATCGAGCGCCTGAGTTGA